In a single window of the Bradyrhizobium sp. ORS 285 genome:
- a CDS encoding response regulator has protein sequence MPRILVVDDQKDVRAMISMVLRVNQFDVVEAGTAAAGLQLFRDQAFDAVIVDIYLDDCNGLDLVGEMRGLVPDMPVVAVSGMTAFDGAAMSEQLTRVVYLQKPFRPGELLHAVETARAAVKDARPLSVCAG, from the coding sequence ATGCCACGGATTCTTGTGGTGGATGATCAGAAGGACGTGCGGGCCATGATCAGCATGGTGCTGCGCGTCAATCAGTTCGACGTGGTCGAAGCGGGAACCGCAGCGGCCGGACTACAATTGTTCCGCGACCAGGCCTTTGACGCCGTGATTGTCGACATCTATCTCGACGATTGCAACGGTCTCGATCTGGTCGGCGAGATGCGTGGGCTGGTTCCCGATATGCCGGTCGTGGCGGTGTCGGGCATGACCGCCTTCGACGGGGCGGCGATGTCGGAACAGCTGACTCGCGTGGTCTACCTGCAGAAGCCGTTCCGCCCTGGTGAATTGCTGCACGCCGTGGAGACGGCCCGTGCAGCCGTCAAGGACGCGCGGCCGCTCTCTGTCTGCGCCGGGTAA